A genomic region of Runella rosea contains the following coding sequences:
- the folB gene encoding dihydroneopterin aldolase, which translates to MGTVSLEGIEFFAYHGTSEEEQKIGNKFSIDVTITTDFIEAARYDRLKGTVNYEVIYRVVAQVMQKSSRLLEHIAYNIIDEIRKAYPSVETIEVSVSKFNPPVGGVCARSRITLKG; encoded by the coding sequence TTGGGGACAGTTTCGCTCGAAGGAATCGAATTCTTCGCTTATCACGGCACTTCGGAAGAAGAGCAAAAAATAGGAAATAAATTTTCAATAGACGTAACCATCACGACCGACTTTATTGAAGCAGCCCGTTATGATCGCCTGAAAGGTACCGTAAATTATGAGGTTATATACCGGGTTGTGGCGCAGGTAATGCAAAAATCCAGTCGACTTTTGGAGCATATCGCCTACAATATTATTGATGAAATACGAAAGGCGTACCCGTCGGTAGAAACGATTGAAGTGAGTGTTTCGAAATTTAACCCTCCCGTGGGAGGAGTCTGTGCCCGGTCACGGATTACGCTGAAAGGATAA